A single genomic interval of Nitrosomonadales bacterium harbors:
- a CDS encoding HesA/MoeB/ThiF family protein: MNDQQLLRYSRHILLAELGIEGQQRLLESRVLIVGLGGLGSPAAMYLAASGVGRLTLCDHDTVDFSNLQRQIIHRTASVSQPKVLSAQAALHDLNPEVECVPLAIRAGAEQLEELVGNADAVLDCSDNFATRYAVNRACLAQRKPLVSGAAIQFDGQVAVFDFRRADAPCYNCLFPEDSLAAELRCATTGVFAPLVGVVGALQAAEALKLLAGIERGLSGRLLTVDALDMKVMRSTLNRDADCRACGTQRAEMRS; the protein is encoded by the coding sequence ATGAACGATCAACAACTGTTGCGCTATAGCCGTCATATCCTGTTGGCGGAGCTCGGTATCGAGGGGCAGCAGCGCCTGCTCGAATCTCGGGTGCTGATCGTCGGCCTCGGCGGCCTGGGTTCTCCCGCCGCCATGTATCTCGCGGCCAGCGGGGTCGGTCGGTTGACGCTGTGCGATCACGACACGGTGGATTTCAGCAACCTGCAGCGCCAGATCATCCATCGCACCGCCTCGGTGAGCCAGCCCAAGGTGCTGTCCGCACAGGCCGCGCTGCACGACCTCAATCCCGAGGTGGAGTGCGTTCCTCTGGCGATTCGCGCCGGGGCGGAGCAACTCGAGGAACTGGTCGGCAACGCGGACGCAGTGCTCGATTGCAGTGACAATTTCGCCACACGCTATGCCGTCAATCGCGCCTGTCTGGCGCAGCGCAAGCCGCTGGTGTCGGGTGCGGCGATCCAGTTCGACGGGCAGGTGGCGGTGTTCGATTTCCGCCGAGCGGACGCGCCTTGCTACAACTGCCTGTTCCCGGAGGACAGCCTGGCGGCAGAGCTGCGTTGCGCGACCACCGGGGTGTTCGCGCCGCTGGTCGGTGTGGTCGGCGCGCTGCAGGCGGCAGAGGCGCTCAAGTTGCTGGCCGGGATTGAGCGCGGCTTGAGCGGCAGGCTGCTGACGGTCGATGCATTGGACATGAAAGTCATGCGCAGCACATTGAACAGGGATGCCGATTGCCGGGCGTGTGGTACGCAGCGCGCGGAAATGCGCTCCTGA
- a CDS encoding PAS domain-containing protein yields MSELTDNSVPATATVDFWRSLRYFNLYRLALASLLVFIAGSFGSALPLDTRSWTLFFFASLAYAALTIASLVLLRLRWPRFNVQLAMQVGGDVAGLTVLSYASGGIQSSIGMLLLISLASAGLISRGRVTLFFASLASIAALLEHSFSVLYANAEPAQYVQVGLLCISYFAVAWLAHTLAKYAIDSQLLAQRRGQDLASMSEANRLVMRDMQDGVLVVDEQGVIVQMNPGAARLLRHNALSGSSLSESFPLLFGQYAMWKRSGLASRDTLQLDVGVQARLRFVAVERQSAHGTVIFLEDMQRVQAEAQQIKLAALGRLTANIAHEVRNPLSAISYATELMQEDPADARQKRLLQIVLDNTQRINQIVQDVMQLNRRDRAQSEMFDLVPLLRGFVEEFSQVEHLEPGVLVLQDVQAGKVLFDRGHLRQVLWNLCGNGLRYSRNQSGSIVLATGNEAGRVTLEVQDDGPGIPAASRSRLFEPFFTTAAEGSGLGLYIAKELCEANGARLEYHDRGDVPGAEPAGACFRIVFGELHE; encoded by the coding sequence TTGAGTGAATTGACCGACAATTCCGTTCCCGCCACAGCGACCGTCGATTTCTGGCGTTCCCTGCGCTATTTCAATCTCTACCGGCTGGCATTGGCCAGCCTCCTTGTTTTTATCGCCGGTTCCTTCGGTTCGGCATTGCCGCTGGACACCCGGAGTTGGACGCTGTTCTTCTTTGCGAGTCTCGCCTATGCCGCGCTGACGATCGCCTCCCTCGTCCTGCTCCGGTTGCGCTGGCCGCGATTCAATGTGCAACTGGCCATGCAGGTTGGCGGGGATGTGGCCGGATTGACGGTGCTTTCCTATGCCAGCGGCGGGATACAGAGCAGCATCGGGATGTTGCTGTTGATTTCGCTGGCCTCGGCCGGATTGATCAGTCGCGGCAGGGTCACGCTGTTTTTTGCTTCGCTGGCCAGCATTGCCGCGCTGCTCGAACATTCGTTCTCGGTGCTGTATGCCAATGCCGAGCCCGCGCAGTATGTCCAGGTCGGCCTGCTGTGCATCTCCTATTTTGCGGTGGCCTGGCTGGCGCATACACTGGCGAAGTATGCGATAGACAGCCAGTTGCTGGCGCAGCGCCGCGGCCAGGATCTGGCCAGCATGTCCGAGGCGAATCGTCTGGTGATGCGCGACATGCAGGACGGGGTGCTGGTGGTGGACGAGCAGGGTGTGATCGTGCAGATGAATCCCGGCGCGGCGCGGCTGTTGCGGCACAATGCGCTGTCGGGAAGTTCGCTGTCGGAAAGTTTTCCGCTGTTGTTCGGGCAATACGCGATGTGGAAAAGGAGCGGTCTGGCCAGCCGCGATACCCTGCAGCTGGATGTCGGCGTGCAGGCGAGACTGCGTTTCGTCGCTGTGGAGCGCCAGTCCGCCCATGGCACGGTGATCTTTCTGGAGGACATGCAGCGTGTGCAGGCCGAGGCACAGCAGATCAAGCTGGCAGCGCTGGGGCGCCTGACGGCGAACATCGCGCACGAGGTGCGCAATCCGTTGTCGGCAATCAGTTATGCCACGGAATTGATGCAGGAGGACCCGGCCGACGCCAGACAGAAGCGCCTGTTGCAGATCGTGCTGGACAACACGCAACGCATCAACCAGATTGTGCAGGATGTGATGCAGTTGAACCGGCGCGATCGTGCGCAGTCCGAGATGTTCGACCTGGTGCCGCTGTTGCGTGGTTTTGTCGAGGAGTTTTCCCAGGTTGAGCATCTGGAACCGGGGGTGCTGGTGCTGCAGGATGTGCAGGCGGGGAAAGTGCTCTTCGATCGTGGTCACCTGCGCCAGGTATTGTGGAACCTGTGCGGCAACGGCCTGCGGTACAGCCGCAATCAGTCCGGCAGCATCGTGCTGGCGACGGGCAACGAGGCGGGGCGGGTGACGCTGGAGGTGCAGGATGACGGGCCGGGCATCCCGGCGGCATCCCGGTCGCGGCTGTTCGAGCCGTTCTTTACCACGGCGGCAGAGGGATCCGGGCTGGGTTTGTATATCGCCAAGGAATTGTGTGAGGCGAACGGTGCGCGGCTGGAATATCATGACCGGGGAGATGTGCCGGGCGCGGAGCCGGCGGGTGCCTGCTTCCGGATCGTATTTGGAGAATTGCATGAATAG
- a CDS encoding sigma-54-dependent Fis family transcriptional regulator, whose protein sequence is MNRADNYQAKMPRVLLVDDEPDILELLEMALLKMGLTVDRAANVREALAELAAHRYDLCLTDMRMPDGDGLQVVRHIAQQNLDVPVAVITAHGNMENAITALKSGAFDYLAKPVSLDQLRALVKSALNLPQPVVPGDKALLGRSPAMQKVRELIEKVARSQAPVHISGESGSGKELAARLIVQSGARRDQPVIAVNCGAIPENLMESEFFGYRKGAFTGADKDRDGFFQAAHGGTLFLDEVADLPLSMQVKLLRAIQEKSVRKVGATGEETVDVRIISATHNELAERVRQGNFRQDLYYRLNVIQIHMPALRESREDIPEIAQRILERLRPNASTVHFSEEALRELQTYDFPGNVRELENIVERALAMCSDEEITVADLHLVPVEECHAGPPEPGGKCPLPEYLDRVERQALLEALEQTGFNRTAAARLLGLTFRTMRYRMERLGIKPPQGMGDAD, encoded by the coding sequence ATGAATAGGGCGGATAACTATCAGGCAAAGATGCCGCGCGTGTTGCTGGTGGACGATGAACCGGACATCCTCGAGTTGCTGGAGATGGCGTTGCTCAAGATGGGGCTGACGGTGGATCGGGCCGCTAACGTGCGTGAGGCGCTGGCGGAACTGGCGGCGCATCGTTACGACCTGTGCCTGACGGACATGCGCATGCCGGACGGGGACGGGCTGCAGGTGGTGCGTCACATTGCGCAGCAGAATCTGGACGTGCCGGTGGCGGTGATCACCGCGCACGGCAACATGGAAAATGCCATTACCGCGCTCAAGTCCGGCGCATTCGATTATCTGGCCAAGCCGGTCTCGCTCGACCAGTTGCGCGCGCTGGTTAAATCGGCGCTGAACCTGCCGCAGCCGGTTGTGCCGGGAGACAAGGCGCTGCTCGGTCGTTCGCCGGCCATGCAAAAGGTGCGCGAGCTGATCGAAAAGGTGGCGCGCAGCCAGGCGCCGGTGCATATCAGCGGCGAATCCGGCAGTGGCAAGGAACTGGCGGCGCGGCTCATCGTGCAGAGCGGTGCGCGCCGCGACCAGCCGGTGATCGCGGTGAACTGCGGCGCGATACCGGAAAACCTGATGGAGAGCGAATTCTTCGGTTACAGGAAGGGTGCGTTCACCGGCGCGGACAAGGACAGGGACGGCTTTTTCCAGGCGGCGCACGGCGGGACGCTGTTCCTGGACGAGGTCGCCGACCTGCCATTGTCCATGCAGGTCAAGCTGTTGCGCGCGATACAGGAAAAGAGCGTGCGCAAGGTGGGTGCGACGGGCGAGGAGACGGTGGATGTGCGCATCATCAGCGCGACGCACAATGAGCTGGCCGAGCGGGTGCGGCAAGGCAATTTCCGCCAGGATCTGTATTACCGGTTGAACGTGATCCAGATCCACATGCCGGCGCTGCGCGAATCGCGCGAGGATATCCCGGAGATCGCGCAGCGGATACTGGAGCGCTTGCGTCCGAATGCTTCGACCGTGCATTTTTCGGAGGAGGCGTTACGCGAATTGCAGACTTACGATTTTCCCGGCAACGTGCGCGAACTGGAGAATATCGTCGAGCGCGCGCTGGCCATGTGTTCCGATGAGGAAATCACTGTGGCCGACCTGCATCTTGTTCCAGTTGAGGAGTGTCATGCCGGACCGCCGGAGCCGGGCGGCAAGTGTCCTTTGCCGGAATACCTGGATCGGGTCGAGCGGCAGGCCTTGCTGGAAGCTCTGGAGCAGACTGGCTTCAATCGAACGGCTGCCGCCAGGCTGTTGGGACTGACGTTCCGCACCATGCGCTACCGGATGGAGCGGCTGGGCATCAAGCCCCCGCAGGGTATGGGCGATGCGGATTGA